Genomic DNA from Streptacidiphilus rugosus AM-16:
CGGCCGCTGGACGGCGGGCGCGGGGCTGGGGGACTGGGGCATCGGACGACTCCTCGACGGCTGGGTCGGTGGGTACCGGCTCGCGCTGCCGATGGTAGCCAGCCGACTACGGATTGGAGTCATCCCTCGCCCTTTCGGGCGACGCCTTGTGTCGGTCGGTTGACCTCAGAAGGTGGGCTTGCTCGGCGGCAGGTGCGGGTCCTCCGGCTCGGTGAACTGGTCGCCCGCGCCGATGTACTCCTGGGTCTCCGAGGCGGGCAGCCTGACCGCCTGCGCCCAGTAGTAGATGACCAGGCTGAACAGGGCCACCAGGCCGATGTCCCACCACAGTCCGATGTTGTTGGTGGCGCCGCAGGACACCGTGGACGCCGGACCGGAGCTGCAGAAGCCGCCCTGCCAGGAGATCAGGCCGAGCCCGACCAGGTAGACCGGCAGCCACTGGGCCGCCCGCCAGTCCAGGTGCGGCGCCTTCGGGTTGAGCTTGAACGCCGTCGAGGCGCCCAGCAGCAGGTAGCCGAGCACGATGCCGATGCCGAGCCGCCACAGCGTGTCGAAGCCGGACCAGTAGATGATCAGGTTGGCCACGATGAAGGCGACGGGCGACCAGAAGTTGCCGCCGGGCAGCCGGTAGGGGCGCTCGCGGTCCGGGTCGTTCTTGCGCAGCGCTCCGAAGGCCAGCGGCGCGCCCGCGTACATCAGCACGCTCGCCGAGGTGATGAAGCCGACCAGCTTCTGCCAGGTCGGGAACGGCAGGAAGACGATCAGGCCCATGGCGAAGGCGAAGAAGAGGCTGAACCACGGAACACCGCGTTTGGTCGTCTTCTCGAAGATCTCCGGCACGTAGCCGTTGCGGGACAGCCCGTAGGAGACCCTGGAGGTCGCGGTGACGTAGATCAGGCCGGTTCCGGCCGGGGAGACGACCGCATCGATGTAGAGGATCGTGGCCAGCCAGCCGAGCCCGACCGTGGTGGCCAGGCCGGCGAACGGGCCCGCCTTTCCGGTGAAGGTCAGGTTGGCCCAGCCCTGGGCGAAGGCGCTGTGCGGCAGTGCCGCGATGAAGACGACCTGCAGCGCGATGTAGATGAACGCGCCGATGAAGATCGAACCGATCACCGCGCGGGGGATGTCGCGTTTGGGATTCGCGCTCTCACCGGCCAGTTGGTCGGCCTGCTCGAATCCCAGCAGGGCGAAGATGATTCCGCTGGTGCTCACCGCGGAGAGCACGCCCTTCGCGCCGAACGGGGAGAAGCCCTGGTAGCCGAAATTGCTTCCGTGGAAGTTGGTGATCGCGAGAGCCGCGATGGTCAGGAGCGGCACCCCGATTTTCCACCAGGTGGCCGCGCTGTTGGTGTGCGCGAGCACCTTGATGCCGAACCAGTTCACCAGCACGAAGAAGGCCATGAAAGCCACGGCCAGCGCGTATCCGGCGCCGGTCAGGTGGTTCTTCCCGGTCTGGATCCAGTCCGCGTGGACGCTCAGGTAGTTCAGTGAGGCCATGACCTCGATGGGGGCGACGGTCACGGCCTGCAGCCAGGAGAACCAGCCGAAGGACGCGCCGGCCGCTGTGCCGAACGCGTAGTGAGGGAATCGGCCCGTGCCGCCCGCCACCGGATAGGCGGCGCCGAGTTCGGCGTGCACGAAGGCCAGAATGGTGATGGCGACGGCGCCGATACCCCAGGAGACGAGAGCCGCGGTTCCGGCGGCCTGTGCTGCGAAGAGGGCGCCGAAGAGCCAACCTGAGCCGATGATGGACCCCACCGAGGTCCAGGTCAGTCCGATCAGCCCGATTTCACGTTTCAGGGCGTGCTGGGGCGTTCCGGAGGGGGCTGTCGACGTGGCCATGAGGGATCACCTTCGTTCCGACCGGGTCGGAGTCGGCGATATCGGTGAGCCGAAGGGTTGTTCGGCCCCCTGGATATCGGAGCCTGGCGACGACTGGCTTGTTGCACACGTTGGACAAGTCCAGCATAGGAGCGGAACGGCTCCTCGGCCGTTTCAGCGGGCACGGATCGGCGCTAGGGTCTTGATCGCCAGCGAGAGCGGGAAGGGGCGGCCCAGAATGCCAGCGGACGAGGCCGTGATCGGCTGCACCGGTCGGCTGCTCATCGGCACCCGTGGAATCGAAGGCCCGGGGGAGGTACTGGTGCGGGTGCGCGGGGGCACGGAGGCCTTCATGGCCTGGTCCGCGGAGCCGCTGCCGGTCGGGGCGACGGTGCTGGTGATCGAATCCAGAGGGGCGCGACAGGTCGACGTGATCGAGTGGGTCGATCCCCTCGACGCTCCTTGACGCGTGCAGCAGACTCGGCGCACGCGTTCCCGCAGCAGTCATCAGGCAGTACCAACGGAGGAGACGAGAAGGATGTTCGGTTACCGCGTTCCGGCCCCCGACGAGGCGATGTTGATCTCCGGCGGCAGGCGTGGGCTCGGGGGTGCACCGTTCCGCGTCGTCACCGGCCACGGCAAGTTCGTGCTGCCGGTCTTCCGCAAGACCCGCTTCCTGACCCTGGCCATGTGCGAGTCCGAGGTCGCGGAGACCTGTGTGACCCGCCAGGGCATCGCGCTGACCGTGCGCGCCGTGATCGCCTTCAAGGTCGGCAACGACCACGAGAGCATCGTCAACGCGGGTCAGCGCTTCCTGTCCGACCAGGACCAGATGTCCATTCTGACCGGCCGGATCTTCGCCGGTCACCTGCGTTCGATCATCGGCTCGATGACGGTCGAGGAGATCGTCACCGAGCGGCAGAAGCTGGCCACCGAGGTGCTGGAGACCTCGAAGCCGGAGATGGCCAGGATCGGCCTGATCGTCGACTCGCTGCAGATCCAGTCCATCGACGACGGCCAGACCGGCTACATCGCGGCCATGGCCGCGCCGCACAAGGCCAACATCCAGCGGGCCGCACAGGTCGCCCAGGCCGCCGCGACGCAGGCGTCCGCCGAGGCGGAGCAGGCCGCGGCGCGGAACCAGGCCGAGTACGCGCGGCAGACCGCCGTCGTCAAGGCGCAGTACACCGCCGAGATCGACCGCGCGCAGGCCCAGGCCGCGCAGGCCGGTCCGCTGGCCGCCGCGCACGCGCAGCAGGAGGTGCTGGAGGCCCAGACCGAGCTGGCCCAGCGTGCGGCGGAGCTGCGGCAGCAGCAGTTGGTGGCGGAGATCGTGAAGCCCGCGGAGGCGGAGGCCGAGCGGATCAGGGTGCTGGCCCTGGCCGAGGCCGAGCGGATGAAGATCCAGGCCGAGGCGGCGGCCTCGCACGACAGGGTCGCGCTGGACCGGATGCTGATCGACCAGCTGC
This window encodes:
- a CDS encoding APC family permease, producing MATSTAPSGTPQHALKREIGLIGLTWTSVGSIIGSGWLFGALFAAQAAGTAALVSWGIGAVAITILAFVHAELGAAYPVAGGTGRFPHYAFGTAAGASFGWFSWLQAVTVAPIEVMASLNYLSVHADWIQTGKNHLTGAGYALAVAFMAFFVLVNWFGIKVLAHTNSAATWWKIGVPLLTIAALAITNFHGSNFGYQGFSPFGAKGVLSAVSTSGIIFALLGFEQADQLAGESANPKRDIPRAVIGSIFIGAFIYIALQVVFIAALPHSAFAQGWANLTFTGKAGPFAGLATTVGLGWLATILYIDAVVSPAGTGLIYVTATSRVSYGLSRNGYVPEIFEKTTKRGVPWFSLFFAFAMGLIVFLPFPTWQKLVGFITSASVLMYAGAPLAFGALRKNDPDRERPYRLPGGNFWSPVAFIVANLIIYWSGFDTLWRLGIGIVLGYLLLGASTAFKLNPKAPHLDWRAAQWLPVYLVGLGLISWQGGFCSSGPASTVSCGATNNIGLWWDIGLVALFSLVIYYWAQAVRLPASETQEYIGAGDQFTEPEDPHLPPSKPTF
- a CDS encoding SPFH domain-containing protein; this translates as MFGYRVPAPDEAMLISGGRRGLGGAPFRVVTGHGKFVLPVFRKTRFLTLAMCESEVAETCVTRQGIALTVRAVIAFKVGNDHESIVNAGQRFLSDQDQMSILTGRIFAGHLRSIIGSMTVEEIVTERQKLATEVLETSKPEMARIGLIVDSLQIQSIDDGQTGYIAAMAAPHKANIQRAAQVAQAAATQASAEAEQAAARNQAEYARQTAVVKAQYTAEIDRAQAQAAQAGPLAAAHAQQEVLEAQTELAQRAAELRQQQLVAEIVKPAEAEAERIRVLALAEAERMKIQAEAAASHDRVALDRMLIDQLPQIVKEAAGGLKGANVNVLNGADGLGEIAAGLVGQGLTILDSVRRNLGAPQGQEDDKPVRKELNGGQINVD